The sequence TCATATGTGCCATTTTTCCTGGCCAGGGTTTATAtgttgcctaaaatatccaggtctTCCTGTTTTCATACTTGCTGAAGGTAATGATTGAAATGGAGTTTGACCAATAACAGTAATTTGATGTGATACAATGATTGGTCTGTGATcaccctacaaaaaaaaaaaatcatgtactATActgcaggataaaaaaaaaaaagactgagtataaatgagaaaagcaaacTATGAAATACAGAATGTGGAGCGTTTCtcaaacttacacacacacatttatacatataaacaaacacaggCGTCCTCAAAACATTGTCtttatgaacaaaaatacattaaggCATCAAAGACGAGATATGTCCAGCAGATCTGATCACTGTAAGGCACATTTACGCCAGCCGCACAATGCAGctcaaacacaagaactacaGGGGCGGCCGCTGATGATGTCACAACTGGGTGTGGCCTAACGGAGGGCGGGGTCTGATCCAACGACTCACACTGGCATCGGCAAACTCATCTTTCCACTTCCTCTCAGCACTGCAGACAaatggacagatggatagacCAGTGGACAGACAAACAGTTAGAAAAGTAGACAGGTTAACAGATAAaaggatggatagacagacatatagatggatgagtgcatggatggatggaatggtggatggatggacagacagattgaccaatggatggatgaacagacagatggatagaccaATGGACAGACAAACAGTTGGACAAGTAGACAGATgaacagatgaatggatggacagacggatagacagaaagacggatggatggatagacagataaacCAATGGatggacaaacagacagatgatagaccaATGGACAGACAAACAGTTGGACAAGTAGACAGATGTACAGATAAaaggatggatagacagacagatagatggatgagtgtatggatggatggaatggtggatggatggacagacagattgaccaatggatggatgaacagacagatggatagaccaATGGACAGACAAACAGTTGGACAAGTAGACAGATGAACAGATAAATGGATGGACAGACGGATAAACAgaaagacggatggatggatagacagataaaccaatggatggatgaacagacagatggatagaccaATGGACAGACAAACAGTTGGACAAGTAGACAGATAAAAGGATGGACATATGGATAGACGGATAAACAGGCAAACAATAGACATAGATGGACGCACAGACAGACGGATgcattgacagacagacagataaaacaTATATTGGTCAGTAAATCTTCTAATTCATCTCCTGATTATTTCATGAAAACTGAGATAAGATCAAAGTTGAGATGTTTGCTGACCTCTGGTGAAGTACAGATAGAAGAAATCGCAGTAGAAGATGGTCTGGACGACGCCAGACACCACGGCGATCTGGTCGAAGAATCCCTCCACGTGATAGCGCCACACCCAGTTAGCGAGGTACAGCGTGCGGTACAGGCCCAGGAAGAACAGGTAGTGTGTGGTGATGGACTCGGCCTCGCCTGTCTTCGTGATCATGAAGAGCTGCGGCAAGATGGCCACCGACTCCAGATAGATGGAGAACGTCCACAGTAtctacacaaacacagagatcTGTCACCACAATGTCTCTTAACATCTAAAGAGCTCCGTGGTGAGCTCTGACCTCCAGCGGCGTGAAGGCGTAGTTCTCCAGGAACGACAGACCGGCCACCGGCACCAGCAGGAACTCCACGCGGAACGAGTCGCCCTCAGAGTCGTACGAGTTCCTGAAGCGGAAGTAGATGAAGCTGACGGTGGCGTACGCCAGGACCAGATAGACcacctgagagacagacagatcacAATCACACATCTGTCACACTGCTTTCATTAACCAGTCACtttccctgggattcaaacccacaacctagTGTTGCAAGCACCCTGTTCTATCAGTTGAGCAGCAGGAACATTGTTTGAGTGTTTGTTGTTTGGCAGCTTCAGCGAACTAGCTGTTGGTTTGTCATGCACATTTAATGTCAATGcatgtttaaacaaataaatacagattatttcatagtttttttatggtttgtcataattactttattttcagTTACAATGTTTTAATCTCTTAATTAtggcacaaaataatttttatttagtgtcttataatttagaatttttatcataattgtgacattttatctCAGTGTTGACATTGTTCTTGTCATAATTATGGTATATATACATAGTATgtgataatttttatatatatatatatatatatatatatatatatatatatatatatatatttggttttaattatttttattttttattatttcataattatgacttatgtCAATAATTTTGTACCAaagcagaatattttttttcttatgtagtCTCAATGGGCTTTCATGGTCTTTACCTTCATGATGGTGTTGTAGACAGAGATGAAGGATGTGAACAAGTCCAGATATCTGGTGGTGAAGACCAGTGCGAACAGCACCTGAGACTTGCCAGAAATACCTGaaacacacataaaacaaacTTCAGAACAGAACACAACAGACTCATAAATGTCAAGAGATGATCTTGAGTTTCCCAAGGAACCCGAAGAAGTCCTGAAGAACCTTAAAGTCACTGTATAGAGAGTTCTGAGGATTGTGTCTAAACACATTCTAAATGTTAGAAATGTATTGCTGAAACACATTACAAAGACTCTAAACTATGTAGTACTGAATCGTGGAACAGTTTTTGACCAATATTGTGCTCAGGATGTTTTGGGTGGGGCTAAAACGGTGTCTCGATGAcgtatagagcatcacagtcccgcccacagcccgagagagctttggtgctgaaagtaaatttcccattcatttctcccattgaatTTTGGAAAAATCTGTATCTGAAGATAGAGCATGTGTGATGAAAACCAGCTACGGCTCAACTCATAAGCTTACATGAGCTCCaacaatcagatgcatcactgtgggattgtgggattgttcaggattttGGGTAaggaagtacttagccaagacatcgcaaataaaaggcatttatatcaaaacaaggttagtgccccatgatccttttgcatttatatgtgcatatactatcgcttagtacagccgtagctggttttaagtctaccatgtatggttaagtttttatggcttatagCCCAAATGTCaaagcagaaattgcattgaatttttacttccggcaccagctgtgggcgggacaGGGATGCTCTATTAGCGTCAGTGATTCCCCTGCTCACTGTCACCGTTCGTTACAATCTACATTTTACTAGCTAGCTATATATCTTCCATATGTAAATGCATAGGCTATTATCTGGTTGCAACATTGTACAAAACAGCTCTgtgttattatttacatttccttaaaaCCAGGGGCGGCGTTAgtggtgggctaagggggctggagccccgaatgttttcagtaaagccctgaatgtttttattaccaccatgttTTCATGCCcgataaagtaatttatattagaatttaaataaataaataaatatctctcgactctcacgtccacagtgtctgtaaatttacccaagtaagtttcgcgttgtcattcacacccgacgaaaaccgcccactgagtctagtgcttctgactgacatgtaaactggccaaccatcgatgagcctctgtacgatccagccaataaAATGAGATCTTTTtgaggcaggcggtttgttgccgtgtagtattttactagatcaatttatttgaaaattaaaatggattttgcaaaattcatcttcttcttcaaaaaaggaagtaaaacccccccagccaaaacacttgaacgccaagatacaacagcttcaggtatctgtaacttttaatcttAGTAGTATATTTCTTTTtaggttttaaattgtgtctgatttaacgttacattttgaacatcttacagttaacggttgcgcagcacagtctttaggggacacacacacacacacaccgctcagaactcccgaactgattcaaatgatttgcgatccccaaactgactcaaatgaatcgcgatcccgctccaattcccaaactggagtcagatgactcaaatgattcgcgatcccgctacgaactcccgaactgcttcaaatgatttgcgatccccaaactgacaagTGATTCGcgttcccgctacgaactcccaaactgactcaaatgattcgcgatcccgctacgaactcgcgaactgactcaaatgattcgcgatcccgctacgaactcccgaactgattcaaatgattcgcgatccacaaattgactcaaatgattcaggatcccgctccgaactcccgaactgactcaaatgattcgcggtcccgctacgaactcccgaactgactcaaatgattcgcgatcctgctccgaactctcgaactgactcaaatgattcgcgaacccgctacgaactccggaacagactcaaatgatttgcgatcccaatacacataatgctataaaagtgtgcacattgagagaaataaacagcagatattcatgttaacaacttctttaacttgagcaaacgctgctaatacatatacatttgttaataaagtaaataaaacgaaaacatgaatgttttaatgctactgtactgaataaaaataaacgatcacTCGAAAGTCTCttctcatcatgacaggacctggatcagtgagctgcgtctcgggccgatgacgtcacttccatggaggcatgttgtacacgcccccgtccattgactccgccctcacgtcaaaacagtgccacaaagagagatgtgcagaaaagtgaagcgcaaaggaaaaatggcatcgcaagctcaaactagactgacacgcaaaataaaagcagcgttgaaAATAagttaatagatatgaccatggaaaatatgtattgcaaaatcttttcgcgctgtttcatttgttttgcaattcttaatttttgtttgaataaagcaagtgtattttcctcaataccttaaataaaatgttttaaatttgtttttattgtttttgtatattttaaacaaggtaaatctttctgatttattaaaataagtcacatacatggatttttctgggctaagccccagatctccactcaccctagaaccacctcTGCTTAAATCGATGATATGAAGAATACATTCAGCCAGGTTGTAGCGGGATTTGACTGTTGAGAGAGACGCTTCCCGCGAGAGGGCGTGGTTTCAGCGCCGCCGGCGGACACGCCTCCAGCGGATAGGGTCCTGCTTACCTTTCCAAgagtttaataacttattttatttacttggcggtttatatgtgtgtgtgtgtgtgtgtgtgtgtgtcattcaaATGTGGCTGGGTGGtcaaatacaaatgtttttttttttttttttttttttgacgaacACATATTTTAATATGGCTTTACACGGACTTTAAAGACAAACTTGGGTAGGTGGGTAACACAGTTGGTATCAGTTGCCAcgtaaacacaatgaaaacacgTGAGCAAACGCGTAAAATCATTTACAGTCCCACAGTCGCGCGTTTAAAATGTTTCAAGCGTTTGCATATGGGActcaattatatataatatatataatctgGTCTGTGTTTCTGCATGTACCTGCGCATGATTTGGATCTCCAGATCTTCAGGAACAGAATAATGATGGCGACCAGATGACAAACATCTCCAGACAGTCGGAAGATATTCATGTTACTGTTCAGTAATCAGCGCTGGAATTAAAGAGTTGTGAAGCTGATCTCAGATCAGATGTTTGTCCTGCAGaaataatgatgataaataaAGCATGATATTTCTTTCTGCTGCTCAGCGAGTGCACGTCATCCGGGTTTTCAAGTATAAATTTCGTATTAATTGAATAGACATACCAAACAGATTCCGTGAAAATGTCCTGCAACTCTCTGCTGATCTACACTGGACTGTGGGCTCGCGCCGCTGATCGGTGACGTGGCTGACGGTGCGCGCGACCAGGATCCGGGTTTTCTCGGTTACAAGCAAaaactactgggcatgcgcacatcaatatagCTTCATTTTTCTTCACACTGTACAACAATGATTACTATTTTTGCATTATCGTAagaggtaggtttagggttgtggtaggtgtagatgttcataaaacacaatctaataggtagaaaaTTCCATTTGTTTTTAGCTTCCGGTTTTTGCTGTATCCCTTTTAGCCACAACCGTTTTCTGTGGCGCGCATTTAAAGGGGAATCGGTTCAGCTCACAAAATAAAAGTGTCAAGTTGTGTATGTGCACTCAAAATCgctcatttaatattaaaataagttacattAGTGAATTATGATAACATTTCTACAGTTCCGCTTGAATGATTCAAAGACGTAAATTCATGTGGAAAAGCAGATTTCACTATCATTTACTCACCGCGCAAATTCACGACTGAATCCTCAGTGTTAGCTGATTCATTCTAAATGCAGAATTGTCTAGTTTGTACAGATGCTCAAGTACATCTTTGTAGGTGTATTTTTGCTTGTCATGTTGTGACTTCTCTTCCTCACTGTGGATGTAGATTTGCATTGTCAAGCAGTTTAATGTGAATAACGCAAAATATGGCATGTAAAGTGAAATCACTATAGATCAGATGAATATAGGCAGAATATTAGCCTTATACTTAAGAAACAAGAATAAAAGCGCAATTGTGAATTACGTAGCAGTCAATGCGTTTTATAAAAACGTAATGCATTAGACGAGcaacaaaataatgaataaaaagcgATACAGAAGAATAACATGAACTCTGTTTGAGTGTCTGTAGCAGTGTTTTTCCTCTAGAGGACAGTAAAACACCCTCAAATACT comes from Carassius auratus strain Wakin chromosome 3, ASM336829v1, whole genome shotgun sequence and encodes:
- the LOC113055521 gene encoding ER lumen protein-retaining receptor 3-like, whose product is MNIFRLSGDVCHLVAIIILFLKIWRSKSCAGISGKSQVLFALVFTTRYLDLFTSFISVYNTIMKVVYLVLAYATVSFIYFRFRNSYDSEGDSFRVEFLLVPVAGLSFLENYAFTPLEILWTFSIYLESVAILPQLFMITKTGEAESITTHYLFFLGLYRTLYLANWVWRYHVEGFFDQIAVVSGVVQTIFYCDFFYLYFTRVLRGSGKMSLPMPV